The DNA segment ACTAACCCCGGCCTGCCAATGAACCACTAACAACAGACCACTAACCCCGGCCTGCTAATGAACCACTAACAACAGACCACTAACCCCGGCCTGCCAATGAACCACTAACAACAGACCACTAACCCCGGCCTGCCAATGAACCACTAACAACAGACCACTAACCCCGGCCTGCCAATGAACCACTAACAACAGACCACTAACCCCGGCCTGCTAATGAACCACTAACAACAGACCACTAACCCCGGCCTGCCAATGAACCACTAACAACAGACCACTAACCCCGGCCTGCTAATgaaccactaacaccactaacaacaaagCAGTGTGGCCGGGTGACGGGagtagtgtgggtgttgggacCAGCCCAAGGGTTCCgtaggcctgcctgcctgccgccgCCCGCCCGCCCTGGCTCGCTGCCAATCAGAGACTTTGTCATTACCAACCAGCTGCTGCCACCACGCCAcagccgtctgtctgtctgtctgtggcacTCCGTTCCTGTGTGTTGGTGCCACCCCGGtgccctgatgtgtgtgtgtgtgggacaaggTGTCATCGTCCTTATGCTAGTACCGTATATGGACCAAGACGAAGATTTCCAGCAGCGTCTTACAAGTGTTTAATCATTGGTTGGTCTCTAATTATACGCGGGCGCATCGTTAGCGTGTCTCAGGGAAGTCACTTGGCCGGCGAGCCGCTCCCGTGCCGCCCTGACTCTTTCTCTCCATCTCTCACTAATCATTCTCATTTTTAATCATTTTATTCACGTCTATTTTGTAGGCTGGAGTTCCCAGAGGgaatggaattatcaggggggaagagtgccatgccattacgactatatagcacttggaaggggtcaggataaggatttgggatgggacgggagcatGGAATCCAGAGAGCATTGTGTGTGTCTGTCAGGTAGGTGTTCTCTGAGATCTTCCGAAATATGTTAATGTTCCCTTCACCAATTGTTATCTCCGAACACAAACCACTGCCTGGTTCCCTTCACCAATTGTTATCTCCGAACACAAACCACTGCCTGGTTCCCTTCACCAATCATTGCCTGGTTCCCTTCACCAATCATTGCCTGGTTCCCTGCACCAATCACAGCCTGGTTCCCTGCACCAATCACAGCCTGGTTCCCTTCACCAATCACTGCCTGGTTCCCTTCACCAATCATTGCCTGGTTCCCTTCACCAATCACAGCCTGGTTCCCTGCACCAATCATTGCCTGGTTccctgcaccaatcactgcctgGTTCCCTTCACCAATCACTGCCTGGTTCCCTTCACCAATCATTGCCTGGTTCCCTTCACCAATCACAGCCTGGTTCCCTGCACCAATCACAGCCTGGTTCCCTGCACCAATCATTGCCTGGTTCCCTTCACCAATCATTGCCTGGTTCCCTGCACCAATCATTGCCTGGTTCCCTGCACCAATCACCCCCTGGTTccctgcaccaatcactgccttGTTCCCTTCACCGATCACCCCCTGGTTccctgcaccaatcactgcctgGTTCCCTACACCAATCACTGCCTGGTTCCTCGCCCCAATCACTGTCTGGTTCCTTACACCACTCATCCCATGGTTCCTTGCCCCAATCACTGTCTGGTTCCTTACACCAATCACCCCCTGGTTCCCTGCACCAATCACAGCCTGGTTTCCTGCACCAATCACCCCCTGGTTCCCTTCCCCAATCACCGTCTTTGACAATCAGTGAGTGCAACACTGAGACAATAACTCACTACACATATTTAACCCCCATAACagcctcacacactgacacaagtCAGAGTTGTCACCCACCTTAACACTTACCCTAAAACATTTGTTAACAATGAAATAACATCATAAAAACCCTTTTGTTACGGCGGGTTATACCGAACAGATCAACATTACTTGAGAACAAAgtgatatatatattagtataaccGGAAGTCCGTTAAGGCGACTATACGGGTGATGAACATGTCAAAATATTCCACGTTTAAGCGTCTCTTGAACGCAGCATCAGCGCAAATTACAGCTCTTAGCGATCGCAGTTTTTGATGAATTAAAAGTTTTAGGAGGTGAGTTTTTGCAGTAGTGTTTCCCGCTGAGAGCCGACGGACGCACGACGCTTCCTGCGTGTCGGACGAGGCTTCCTGCGTGTCGGACGAGGCTTCCTGCGTGTCGGACGAGGCTTCCTGCGTGTCGCACGAGGCTTCCTGCGTGTCGGACGAGGCTTCCTGCGTGTCGCACGAGGCTTCCTGCGTGTCGGACGAGGCTTCCTGCGTGTCGCACGACGCTTCCTGCGTGTCGGACGACATACCACTGCCTTCCAGCACGACACTTGTGCTTGTATAAGCATTAACGAACTCTGTCGATCGTGTGAGCTGTGAGGTGCGTAGCgaagaagatgatgatgatgatgatgatgatgatgatgatgatgatgatgatgatgatgatgatgatgatgatgaggaggaaggggggggggttggttgtaGATGAAGCAGTGTTTGTTATAGGTCAATGCGAGAGGCTTTACACTACTAGTTtgtcctggaacacgacccgcccaTCGATTTACAACCAAGGATTCAAACAAGCATTTACTTAAGTACTtaagaacctatacatcttttctcaatctttggcgcctTTGTTTACACTGACAAGTGTCCCAGCATCAAAACTTCGGGAACAattcaatattattattgttataaggaACCTCcatgtgcttcggagttcataaaatgtttaataaatgtaagtatatggaggagggaaggagggagagtgtCGCTGTGGTCCTTGACGGGTCGTGTGGGTCAAGTGCAGCAGACAagtcagtagcagcagcaggacgTTCCAATTGACAGATAACGGCCCTTAACATACACGTCAGCATAAATGCGCAATTGAATACGGAACACAAACTGTTGCTTGAACAGTGTGGTTACGGGGAAGATTATCTTAGTCAGCGTTCAGACTCGTTCTATTATCTTGGATGTGTTATAAGGGTTAGTATGGCAGCTGATTTATTTAACCACTTGTGACTATTCTCATAATGTTAacattatgtgttgtgtaatataCTCATGACGCCATCTGCGTCAAGGAGTACCATCCATATTGCTTGTGTGCACACACAGGAGACTGACACTGCTGGCACTATACTTGGCCCTCCTCACATTTGGAAACGCCATGCAGGGGTGTAGGGCAGGGGTGTAGGGCAGGGGTGTAGGGCAGGGGTGTAGGGAAGGGGTGTGGGGCAGGGGTGTGGGACAGAGGTGTGGGGCCGGGGTGTAGGGCAGGGGTGTAGGACAGGGGTGTGGGGCCGGGGTGAGCGACCGGTGGAGGCCTAACCCACGTCTCTACATTCCTAAGAGTCAGTTCTGCTCCAGACACCTACCCAGACTGGCCAGTGACGTCACCTCCACACCGCCGTATAGACCAGGCAAGACATGAACTGTACCAACACTATGAAGCAGTCACCTTCGATCCAGAGGGCTTAGTACTGAAGCAGTCACGTGAGCCTTCTGTACCCCCCCTATAATGAtaggctacgggctcaccatagcccgtgctacgtggaactttttgttccaggtagcaaatcttaaacagcaACAAGGTACACTGACCTGTCCTTGACTTCAGGACGAGAGCTCTCACCCGCCCTGCCCGCCGCCCCACACAACTCTGCTTTATTATAGACGTCAAACACACGTGGACAGCAGAGGAAAGGTAACCGAATAGTATAGTTTGTCTCTAGTGTAATTTTGGGTTATTATATTGGTCATGTCCATGAAATATAATGTCTTCGTCCATGGTTGGAAACCAGACGCGTGCTACTAGCCATACCAGACTTTGTATAGTGATTTTGTAATTGTATGGGTGGTATCTAGCCTTTCACCTAGGGTGGCAGCGGCTGGTCGTGGATTGAGGTCGTGGCTTGAGTGGTCGTGGATTGATTTATCCTCTACCAGgagcacttaaatcagcagataaAGTGCCACTACACAAGGGAGATGGTAAAGCTTTGGGGACAAAACTATAGACCAGTCACGCTAATATCACACTTAATAAAAGTTTTAAAAAGACTGATTAAGAAGCAAATATCTAAAAACAtcatattacaaatacagtaaagTCATAACTTAAAATATATTACGGTAACCTGGCCCGGGTAGACAGGTAGGAGGCTCCTAGCCCGGGTGGACAGGTAGGAGGCTCCTGGCCCGGGTGGACAGGTAGGAGGCTCCTGGCCCGGGTAGACAGGTAGGAGGCTCCTGGCCCGGGTGGACAGGTAGGAGGCTCCTAGCCCGGGTGGACAGGTAGGAGGCTCCTGGCCCGGGTGGACAGGTAGGAGGCTCCTAGCCCGGGTGGACAGGTAGGAGGCACCTGGCCCGGGTGGACAGGTAGGAGGCTCCTAGCCCGGGTGGACAGGTAGGAGGGCCCGTCCACTTCCCAGAGTCTCACGCCCCACGGGTCCCGGGTGGACGGGCCCGGGCGGGCCAGGGCGGGCCACTAGAAGATGGGCAGGTAAACATTAACGCACTTGCTCCCTCGTAACAAAAACAGGCTCGGGTAGTCTCGCCTTATTAATCAACGAGTCACAACACAGACAAGACGGTCAAGCGCTATTTGGCTTAAGTGAGTTACCTCTTCTGACTAACCACTTGCCAGATTTTGTTTTTTATGGACGCCATTACTCATATCGCCGTGTGTGAGTGCTGCTCCCGCCGCTCTAGTCGGTGGCGCCACCTGctggcgtgcgtgtgcgtgcgtgcgtgtgtgtgtgtgtgtgtgtgtgtgtgtgtgtgtgtgtgtgtgtgtgtgtgtgtgtgtgtgtgtgtgtgtgtgtgtgtgtgtgtgtgtgtgtgtgtgtgtgtgtgtgtactcacctagttctcacctagttgtgtttgcgggggttgagctctggctctttggtcccgcctctcaaccgtcagtcaacaggtgtacaggttcctgagcctatcgggctctatcatatctacatttaaaactgtgtatggagtcagcctccaccacacagttttaaatgtagatatgatagagcccagtaggctcaggaatctgtacaccagttgattgacagttgagagacgggaccaaagagccaaagctcaacgcccgcaagcacaaataggtgagtacaaataggtgagtgtgtgtgtgtgtgtgtgtgtgtgtgtgtgtgtgtacgttgctctctctctcaccacatcATCCATGTTTTGATATTCAACGTCGAGTCCCTTATCATCATTATCGTTATTATCAATACAAACCGTGGCTCCGACTCCCTTTCCTAAGCCGACCGACCGACCGGTCGAAGGGGCGGGCCACTGACGAGGATGAAAGTGTTAAAAGTTTCAATTAAGCTCAGCTACTCCGAAGGACGTAACAAAAAGgcggtgtgtgtgtttttgcatgTGTGTTGAGAGTGTGTTTACACAGTAgccgggaggaggaggaggaggagggaaggggggtagaCTGCAGAAAGCTGTATGCGCCTGTCTTCCACTCCTTGTGTTCCTCTCCAGTATTTACGATCACTTCAAACTTCGCTCTATTATCTTATTGGCCACCTGATAGTGGCAGCGGCCGGGGCAAGAACAGGCAGGTGGGGAAGGTTGACATGTTCGCTGGCTTCTCATACCAGCAAGCTCAACCAATAGCCTAATGGAACCGATATGATTCACAGCAAAAACTGACGACAGAGCAAAAAACTGAAGACAGAGCAACATTACTGAAGAGAAGATCAGGACATATTAGAACACGAAAAGTAATTCAAAAGTCTTTGGATAGAAGCAAGAAGGCCGCTACTAGGCAGGAGACGAGAGCGCTAAGAgtgaagagtgagagtgagagctggttgagagttgtggggaggggggagggggaggaacggGAGAGGGAAAAAGCGGGTAGCACAATGGTCAAAAGTAATATGCAGTAAAATAACACGCCCGGGTCAGAGGAGTATCATATTTAAATcaacacagttttttttttttaccgtgtgtgtgtgtgtgtgtgtgtgtgtgtgtgtgtgtgtgtgtgtgtgtgtgtgtgtgtgtgtgtgtgtgtgtgtgtgtgtgtgtgtgtgtgtgtgtgccgcatGAGCTGCCGCGGCCAGACGGAACCATCTGCGGCACACCTTTAAACGCCGCATGTAAACACTAGCACCAGCTGGACTTGGAGACGTCGTGAGCTTGGCTCTAATGATACCAAGTTGGGGCTGATGGTCTTATTGTATGgtgtcgacacacacacacacacacacacacacacacacacacacacttgggggctggtagctgagtggacagcgctctagactcgtggatctatcgatcggggttcaatccccgcagCCACCGGAAACAGGtgggcagtttccttcaccctgatgtacctgttacctaacagtaaataggtaccagggagttagacagctcctacgggctacttcctggggatgtgtgtatgtgtgtgaaaaaagttaacagttagtaacagttgattgagagttcagaggaagaccgaaagagcagagctcaacccccacaagcacaaataaatGAATACACAAAGAAACTTGGTGAAAGGGCACAAGATGAAAACCCAGATGCAATAGCTCTCACATAATTGTCAAGTATCACtgtcatatcttgaggttatcttgagatgatttcggggctttagtgtcccagcggcccggtcctcgaccaggcctccacccccaggaagcagcccgtgacagctgactaactcccaggtacctatttactgctaggtaacaggggcatttagggtgaaagaaactttgcccatttgtttctgcctcgtgcgggaatcgaacccgcgccacagaattacgagtcctgcgcgctatccactaggctacgaggcccccgtaggTCATAACATAACTGTCATAACAGTTTTTTAACAGGACTACAGAGTAGTCCTGttaagtctcctgagactgatggactactactactactactactctgtATCAAGGAGAGAAGGAAGAAcagtggctctgctgataagaaagAACTGTAGTTTTAGAGACTTCTGTCCTGTGAAGGGTTCAGAGGCTATATAAAAGCCACTGTGACAATGGGAAGACCAAACATCATGATagtagtaatatataaccctccaataAATGACAGAAGACAGACAGGAGTATGATAGAAACATGGCGACCATCAGTATAATAGAGAACacccactgagagagagagagagagagagagagagagagagagagagagagagagagagagagagagagagagagagagagagagagagagagagagagagagagagagataaaaaccTAACATCAACAAGTCCCCCAAATCTCCCCACAAACTTCAAACGGCAGCGTGGAGAGGAAATAATCCCACTCGGATGTTCTGGTGACCAATACGTCCACTTAAAGTCACTAAGCCGGcctcgccccccctcccccctctctgccCCATATAACCCCCCTCCTCGCCCCATATAACCCCCTTCTCCACCTCATATCAAGGAGGCCCACTTGAGGGGACGTGATTGTGTGTGTTCTCTCTCAAATTGGAGAGCATTTAAAACAAACAGGTTCTTTAAGTCGTATAAAAAAAACGATTTCAGGTTTTGATTTgttgtagggagccggtcggccaacacactggacttgtgatcctgtggtcccgggttcgatcccaggcgccggcgagaaacaatgggcagagtttctttcaccctttgtcctctgttaccaagcagtaaaataggtacctgggtgttagtcacctgtcacgggctgcttcctgagggtggaggcctggtcgaggaccgggccgcggggacactaaagccccgaaatcatctcaagataagggtTTAACGCctctcaacctctggagggttattaaggccaccacaagagcttactgaccaaccggtATGGACACTTTAGTCCAGAATATAGTCCAGAACTAAAGTTAATTGTCAGTGCTAATTCCTGTTAGCACTATCTTACATTCTTAAAATTCAAAGAACTCttagatgaatttgaagaaagtagaatagTGCAAACAGGAACTAACAGATCCATTTATTATCACAGCCCACAGTTataaaatgaaagtacttatagtaagtatttggtggaaattgttaatatgtagtgatggaccaccagaaagttgacttatgtattattatatttggacaaaccggaaactgtttagacctaacctaacctaccctagcaATCCTAGGTCTGAGACATGCGTAGGCCtaacatagtacatatatatatgagcaATACTAGGCCTACGAATATTTAAGTTTAGATTTTAGCATTTATGACAATGACATGTGTCAAAATATGTATATGGGGCGAGTAACAAAATCCGCAGACTAACAAAGGTCGTCTCAGCTGGAATacaacttggctacaagtatctctggcagttctgcTTGTATAGTGATCAAGATGAAgtcaagtgtgtggacaaagccaAGACACACTAAGAGCATTACATCTTAGACTgttaaattgagccatttagagataaatctaaacttcGCTGCTTGACATGACGAaccatcttattactaaggataaaatatatgaaaacctTGTTCATTCCCATGCTGTTTCCAGTGCATAAATGACAGATATTAAGAaattgtctccgtggtgtagtggtaagacactcgcctggcgttccgcgagcgctatgtcatgggttcgtatcctggccggggaggatttactgggcgcaattccttaactgtagcctctgtttaacgcaacagtaaaatgtgtacttgggtgaaaaaacgattcttcgcggcaggggatcgtattccagggaccataggattaaggacctgcctgaaacgctacgcgtactagtggctgtacaagaatgtaacaactcttgtatatatctcaaaaaaaaaaaaaaaaaaaaaaaaaaaaaaaaaaaaaaaaaaaaaaaaaagcaacgtAGTGTGAATACTTGTAATAAACATCTTTCCTATGACCTCTGTAATACCTCCGGAGGTAACACAGCCAAGCATTAGCGAAAAGACTTACCATTAATGTAGAATGTCTATCAGTAAACACATAGCTACTGAAATGGAACAATCTCTAGCTGAAAGTAAAAGATGTACAGTTTAGCCCTACTTGTTCGTGTTAAACAATAGTTTAAATTTCACATTTACAGGTTTTATTCTACTATTCACAACATGTGTTAATCTACATTATATATTGCTCGTTTAAATCAGGATAAAtactatttatttttaccaagtaaaaataatatttttatgTCTCGGGTGATACACCAGCTGCAGATGTTATATGACATTAAAGTGACGAGCAGAAAGATGGCTAAAcatgcatattttttgtatacaaAAAAACTGAAATTAACGAGACAGGTATTGTCACATTGTATGATTCATGCGGTGAATCTCCACCACTTGGCACACCCGGTGCGGGTAGCCACCACCCGTGACTGGCTCCCCTGCTCTCCGGAAATGAATGACGAGATCAACACCTGTGGGACACTCCAGAGCACACGTAAGATGTTCTGCGCAGATGAGGAGCAACAACTGCCGTGTAACGTGTAATGTCATGTGTCACATGTTCAGGACAGGTGTTTGTATACGTCAAAGTGCTTTGGACAACTGTTCAACCCTCAGAATTAGGATCTAATGCTAATATTATAGACGATCGCGCGCACAAGACGTTATGCGGGAGACATACCACATCTGGAATGACTCGGTAACGGTGAGAGACGTGAATCACTGGCCCATCAAGCACTCAATgtcctcttacgaaacctgtacatcttccctcaaccATGGCGGCATAGTCTGCAAGTATTAAACAATTTACGATCTAGGAAATGCTGCGACGtcatccacaacaataacaaccttgCCTTGTGGAGTTCAGAAGGTCGTAAGTTGTTTAACCAAGCTGCCATAAtagaggaaagatgcacaggtttcgcaaCTGGACATAAACTCTTGACGAATCCAAGTCGTCAAAAGGGTGTCACTATTTCCTCTCACGTGGAGAACACTCCACATAATGATTAGTTATCCAATCACAGTTATTAGTTACAGTGATTAGTTATCTAATCACAACTGCGTAGTGATTAGTACCACTAAAcaagccccccccccatacatgCTAAATGGTATCCAGCTATTTTCACCCTTCATGTGCA comes from the Procambarus clarkii isolate CNS0578487 chromosome 73, FALCON_Pclarkii_2.0, whole genome shotgun sequence genome and includes:
- the LOC138356696 gene encoding A-kinase anchor protein 5-like, with the translated sequence MSGVRNQTVIGARNQAVIGVGNQAVIGAGNQGVIGEGNKAVIGAGNQGVIGAGNQAMIGAGNQAMIGEGNQAMIGAGNQAVIGAGNQAVIGEGNQAMIGEGNQAVIGEGNQAVIGAGNQAMIGAGNQAVIGEGNQAMIGEGNQAVIGEGNQAVIGAGNQAVIGAGNQAMIGEGNQAMIGEGNQAVVCVRR